The Deinococcus sp. YIM 134068 sequence CCGCCCGGCGACTGGGAGCGTCACCGCAACGCCGCCATTTTCGAGCAGCAGGGCAACCGCAACCCGTTGATCGACCGCCCGGAGTGGGGCGCGGAGGTGGATTTCACGGAGGGGCTGGGGCGGTAGGGCGTTGAGCTACCTTCACCCCCCGTTCTGAACGGCCTTCGGCTGCGGACGGGAACGCTACCCTGCCCCCATGACCCAGCCCCCTGCCTCCTCCCGCACCGACAAGGGCGTGCGCGGCTTCGACCTCGACCTGCACGTGACCTTCACCCGGCCCCTGCCCCGCGAGGAGGCGCTGGCCGCCTTGCGCGCCGCCGAGGGCTTCACTGTGGACCTGTACGCGCCCCACGGCGACCCGGCGGGGCCGGTGCCCTCCGCGCGGCTGATGGGTCCCCTGCGCGACCCGGAGGCGGTGCGCGCCCTGCTTGCCGCGTGGCTCGGGGGCGAGGCCCGCAGCATCGAGGTGGGCCTCCACGGTTTCCTGCGCTCCACGACGGGCGCGACCGAGTGGATGCCGTGGCGGAGAAACGCCGTGTTGCCGCGTGCCGCTGTGGACCGCGTGGCCTTCGAGGAGGGCGTGAAGTACGTGCTGGAGTGAGTGTCTTTAAACTCTCGTGTTTTGCTGGAAGCTGGCGGCTGGCCGCTCCCCTGCTACGCGCTCAGCGGCAGCACGAAGGCGCGGGCCTTCATCTGTTCGTCCTCACGGGGACGCAGCACGAGAACGCTCACGCTGGCGTCGGGGCGCAGCAGGTAGGGAAGCCAGGTGTGGAAGAGGGTGTGGACCGCCCGCCGCGCCTGCTCGTCGGCGTCGGCCTGAACGAGGTCTCGCAGCACGAGGACGGCCTCGTCCTCCCCGGCGCTCAGCCACACGTCCACCACGCCCACACGGTCCACGCCCCGGTGGTCGCGGTATTCGAAGTGGTGGGCACGCCTGAGTTGCTGCATTCCTCTCACTCCTCCAGTGGCAAAAGACCCGCCTCGGTCCGTCCCCGGCCTCGGCACCGCTGAGCTTTCGCGCTGGGCACAGCCTAGAGGCCCGCCCAGTGTCCTTTGTCCCACCTCCCCCGTCGGGGGGTGCGGCGTGCCAAACTCAAGGAAAGCTCAAGCGTTACCCTGCGGCATGGCCGCCATCGTCATCACTTACACCGACGGCAAGACCTTCCGGCTGGAGGGCGTCACGAACGCCGACGCCACCGCCTCCCGCGCCGCCTTCGAGGGGCCGGGCAACGCGCTGAACGTGGCCTTCCGCGAGAACGGGCAAAGCCGCGTGGCCCGCATCCCCAAGACGATGATCCGGTCGTTCGAGACGGAGCTGGACTCCGGAAGCTGACGGAGGACAGCTGTGGTCCATGAGTCGCCAGTCGCCAGCTTCCAGTCGCCAGAGAGCCTCTTTTGTCTTCTGATGTCTTCTGACGTTTTTCACTTTCCCCAGTGGCAGAACATTCACAGCCCGCGACTCCGGGCCGCCGCTCACGGTGTCGCCGCCGCCCGCCTTCCTACAATGCCCGGCGTGACGCGCGACGGGGCCAGTGCCAGCAGTGGGGTCAACGAGATGTTGCTGGAGTTCCAGGGGTACGTCCTCGCGTACCGCCTGCGTGCCGCCGTGGGGGGCCGGGTCGCGCCGCCCGGCGAGCCGCTGACCCTGGCCGAGTACGCGGCCCGGCGCATGGAGCGGCAGGACCTCGCGCGGGGGCTGGTGCGCCAGGGCCTCCACCCCCTGCGGATGCGGCGGCTCGACGCCCTCTCCGACGAGCTGATGTTCGGCTTCTGGCTCAACCCCTCCGAGGTCGCCGCCTTCCTGCGCGGGGCTATCCGGCAGGGAAGTCACCCCGCCCTCGGCGACCCGGACGCCTTCGCCGCCCTGCTGACGCCCGCCGAGCGCGAGCGGTTGGGGGAGACGGGCGTGCGGCTCGTGTGCGCCCACCACCTCACCTGCCTGACGCTGGCCGCGCCCATGCTCGACCCCGACGCGCTCGCGGGCGTGTGGAAGCGGGTGGAGGCAACCACGCCGCCCCTCTTCGTGGACGAACTCGCCGCCGCCGGACGGGTGTAGGGTGAGCGTCTTTGAGGGCCTGCTGCGCGCCCTCGTTCCCCGCTCCTGCCCCGGCTGTGACGCCCAGCTCGGGCGGGAGGCGGGACTGTGCGCCGGGTGCCGCGCCCGCCTCGTGCCCCGCGTGGAGGCGTACTCGCCGCTGTGGGCGCGGCCCGAGGGGCACCTCGTCACGCTGGGGCCGTACCGGGGCGTGACCCGGCGGGCCGTGCGGGCGCTGAAGTTCGGCGGGGCGCGCGACCTCGCGGGGGCGCTCGGCGGGGCGCTGGCGGCGGGCGTTCCGGCGGAGTGGGACGTGCGCGCGGTCGTGCCCGTGCCCCTGCATCCCAGCCGCGAGCGCGAGCGGGGGTTCAATCAGGCCGCGCTCCTCGCCGGGGTGGTCGCCTCCGCTCTGGCTGTCCCGAGCGTGCCCGCCCTGCGCCGCACCCGCGCGACCGAGCAGCAGGCCCTCAAACGGGCGGGCGAGCGCGGGGCCAACCTCGCCGGGGCCTTCGCCGCCGACGCCCGCCGCCTGCCGTCCGGTCCGGTCCTTTTAATTGACGACGTGATGACAACTGGAAGCACGCTGCTCGCCTGCCGGGATGCGCTGCACGCGGCGGGGGTGCGGGAGGTGCGGTTCGCGGTGGTGGCGCGCTGACGTTCCTGCCCGGATGGCTGACTCAGCCGGGGGCGACCCCTCCACCCCTTCGGGGCACCTCCCCTCAAAGGGAGGCAAAACAAAGGCTCCCCTTGAGGGAAGCTGTCAGCGAAGCTGACTGAGGGGTCGCCCACCGCATCACCGCCCAACGCCTGCCCAATATCTCCCCTCCAGCGCAACGCTTCCCTCATCGCCGTGCGCTACGGTGCGGGGTATGAAGTTTCCCCTCGCCCTCGCCGCTGCCCTCCTGCTGGGAGGCGCAGGTGCCCAGACGCTCGTGCCCTTCAAGGACCCCAAGTTGCCCTTCACCGTCAGTCTGCCCAAAGGGTGGCTCGGTGCCAACTTCGGCGACGGCGCGGGCGGCGTGAGCGTCGTCTCCGCGAAGACCCAGCCCGCCACCCTGATCCGGTTGCTGTTCAGCCCGAAGAACGGCAAGACGGGTGACGTGAACGCCGAGTTCGCCGGGTTCGAGTCGGGCGTGAAGGGCACGGGCGGCACGCTGAAGCAGATCAGCAGCCGTCCCGCCCGCTACGGCGGCGTGGGCGGCGTGGAGCGCGAGTACGCCCTGACGCACCCGCAGGGCAGCCTGCGCCTCCGCATCTGGTTCGGCAATGGGGCGAAGAACCTCTATTCCTTCCAGGTGACGGACACGCCCGCCCGGTTCGCGGCGAGCAACGCGCTGTTCAGCAAGGTGCTGGCGAGCGTCCGGTTCTGATGCGAGGGGGAGTTGAGCGGCCCGGTTTCTAGGTGCCTGAGCCTGTTCGTCGGCTTCCCCCGTGGGAGAGGGCCGGGGTGAGGGGGCGTGTGACCACCTCCGCCGCCCACCCCTTACCCTGAGCCATGCGCCGCCACCTGACCGCCCTGCTGGCCCTGCTCGCGCTCGCCCCGGTCGCCGAGGCGGGCAATCGGCCCGACGTGCGGCGCGTCGCCTTCTCGCCGAACAGCACGCGGGCGCTCGTCGTCACGGGCGGCGTACAGGACGGCAGCGGCTTCAGCGCGGCGGCCCTGACGGTGGTGGACACGGGGACAGGCCGGACCGTGCGAGCAGTGGCGGAGGTGTCGCAGACGGGGACGGTAGCCGGGGTCGTCGCCTCGCTGCTGAGGCGGGAACGTAGTCTCCTCGCCCGAAGTGGGCTGACACCGGGGCGAACCTCGCGGCCCGTCTATGCCCGCCGTTTCCCCGTCCTCGCGCCCGTCTGGACGGAAGGGGTGGCGGCGGGGGCGAGTGCGACCGTCCCCGTCCGCCTGTGGACGCGCCCCGTGCCCGTGCGCCTGAGCGTGCGTCCCCTGCCGTCCTCCTGCCCCTACCCTGACCTGCTGCCGGAGGGGGAGCGGCCCGCCGGGTTCACCCTCGTCGTGGGCGGGCAGGTCGTCCATGCCGACCGGGTGTTGCCCGCGTCCAGGCAGTGCGCGACCCGCTACGCGCTGGAGCGGGTGGACGTGCGGGGCAACCGCGCCGTGTTTGTGCTGCGTGCCTATACCGTGGGCTTCGAGGGACCGAACGCGGAGCCGCTGGTGGTGGCGGCGACGCTACGGTGAAGGTCGCCAGTTGCCAGACACCAGTCGCCCGAAAGACACCGGAGAAGACGGGGTTTTCTGCTCTGATGAGGAAATTGAGGCGCTGCTGGCTCACCGTCCCTCAACGCCGATAAACACGTCCTCTTTTCCCTGTCCCCACCCCGCCCCGGACGCTCCATTCCCCCCTCTGGGTGCCCTGCTAGAATGCGCCGCGTGTACACGAACCGCCGCGCGCACTACGAATATGAGCTGCTTGACCGCTTCGAGGCGGGCATCAGCCTGACGGGGAGCGAGGTCAAGAGTATCCGGGCGGGCGGCGTGGACTTCCGGGACGCCTTCGCGCGCATTGCGAACGGCAACGTGGAGCTGGAGGGGCTGTATATTCCGACCTACACGGAGGCGACGTACAACAACCACGAGCCGCGCCGCACCCGCCGCCTGCTGATGCACCGCGAGGAGATCGGCAAGCTGCGCCGGGCGCTGGATCAAAAGGGCCTGACGCTGGTGCCCACCCGCCTGTACCCGAAGGGCCGCGTGTTCAAGGTCGAACTCGCCCTCGCGCGGGGCAA is a genomic window containing:
- a CDS encoding ComF family protein gives rise to the protein MSVFEGLLRALVPRSCPGCDAQLGREAGLCAGCRARLVPRVEAYSPLWARPEGHLVTLGPYRGVTRRAVRALKFGGARDLAGALGGALAAGVPAEWDVRAVVPVPLHPSRERERGFNQAALLAGVVASALAVPSVPALRRTRATEQQALKRAGERGANLAGAFAADARRLPSGPVLLIDDVMTTGSTLLACRDALHAAGVREVRFAVVAR
- a CDS encoding DUF2259 domain-containing protein — protein: MRRHLTALLALLALAPVAEAGNRPDVRRVAFSPNSTRALVVTGGVQDGSGFSAAALTVVDTGTGRTVRAVAEVSQTGTVAGVVASLLRRERSLLARSGLTPGRTSRPVYARRFPVLAPVWTEGVAAGASATVPVRLWTRPVPVRLSVRPLPSSCPYPDLLPEGERPAGFTLVVGGQVVHADRVLPASRQCATRYALERVDVRGNRAVFVLRAYTVGFEGPNAEPLVVAATLR
- the smpB gene encoding SsrA-binding protein SmpB; translated protein: MRRVYTNRRAHYEYELLDRFEAGISLTGSEVKSIRAGGVDFRDAFARIANGNVELEGLYIPTYTEATYNNHEPRRTRRLLMHREEIGKLRRALDQKGLTLVPTRLYPKGRVFKVELALARGKQLHDKRRAEAEKTMRRELREL